One genomic region from Halobacteriovoraceae bacterium encodes:
- a CDS encoding OmpH family outer membrane protein produces the protein MKMLTTLAMISLAWSVQAKILVGQVNVQKVLVSIKQGQKVKKELEDSFNEKKKILQDEEAKIRKAQEEFQKKGLVMNDQAKAKKQEELQKMFYSFQQQQMKFNQEIQKQEADSKKPILDRLKPIIDSVSESNKVDLTVEVSTTPVLYAQNSKDLTSEVIAAYDKKHPK, from the coding sequence ATGAAAATGTTAACAACGCTGGCCATGATTTCTTTGGCCTGGAGTGTTCAAGCAAAAATACTTGTAGGACAAGTAAATGTTCAAAAAGTTCTCGTTTCTATAAAACAAGGACAGAAAGTTAAAAAAGAACTAGAAGATTCATTTAATGAAAAAAAGAAAATTCTACAGGACGAAGAAGCAAAAATTCGTAAGGCACAAGAAGAATTCCAGAAAAAAGGCCTCGTGATGAACGATCAGGCCAAGGCCAAAAAACAAGAAGAATTACAAAAAATGTTCTATTCATTTCAACAACAGCAAATGAAATTCAATCAAGAAATTCAAAAGCAAGAAGCAGATTCTAAAAAACCTATTTTAGATAGACTTAAACCAATTATTGATTCTGTATCAGAGTCTAACAAAGTTGATCTTACAGTTGAAGTGAGTACTACACCTGTTTTATATGCTCAAAACTCAAAAGATCTTACATCAGAAGTCATTGCGGCCTACGATAAAAAACACCCCAAATAG
- the lpxD gene encoding UDP-3-O-(3-hydroxymyristoyl)glucosamine N-acyltransferase, whose translation MNVGEIASLLEANVEIEVKGNTELEIVGVKDIFNFAPKNVIFIRDIKFLIKFKENTPISKDFLLLIVKKVVDGCEKSDLDWLLSLSEATIITSDFSRTICILTKAFYDERNASLNEMVDSRQMGTSRIHPTAWIAQNVFIGQNVVIEENVKLHTGVVVLSNSTIGKGCEIFPNVVIQRNVEIGENCTIQSNSTIGSDGFGYEFIDGKHQRIYHLGGVKIGSNVDIGPNCTIDQGTYSPTTIGDGCKLDDHVHIAHNCSLGNHCLFCGHVAIAGSVKVGNYVVLGGKVGVSDNVYIGDASQIAAGALVTKSFPAQSLLGGFPARKHRDWLKSLAKINRL comes from the coding sequence ATGAACGTTGGCGAAATTGCTTCTTTATTGGAAGCAAATGTAGAAATTGAAGTTAAAGGGAATACAGAACTTGAAATTGTAGGTGTAAAGGATATCTTTAACTTTGCACCTAAAAATGTAATTTTCATTAGAGATATAAAATTTCTGATAAAATTCAAAGAAAACACACCAATCAGCAAAGACTTTTTACTACTCATTGTCAAGAAAGTAGTCGATGGGTGTGAAAAGTCTGATCTTGATTGGCTACTGAGTCTCTCCGAAGCAACAATCATTACTTCAGATTTTTCTAGAACAATTTGCATTTTAACTAAAGCATTCTACGATGAGAGAAATGCTTCCCTCAACGAAATGGTTGATTCAAGACAAATGGGAACTTCTCGTATTCATCCAACTGCTTGGATTGCACAGAATGTCTTCATCGGGCAAAACGTTGTGATCGAAGAAAATGTTAAACTACATACTGGTGTTGTTGTATTGTCTAACTCTACTATCGGCAAGGGATGTGAAATTTTCCCAAATGTTGTTATCCAAAGAAATGTTGAAATAGGGGAGAACTGTACAATCCAATCCAACTCCACCATAGGCTCCGATGGGTTTGGCTATGAATTTATCGACGGAAAACATCAAAGAATATATCACTTGGGTGGTGTGAAAATTGGAAGCAACGTTGATATAGGTCCAAATTGCACCATTGATCAAGGCACATACTCACCTACTACAATTGGAGATGGTTGCAAATTAGATGACCACGTCCATATTGCGCACAATTGCTCTTTAGGTAACCATTGTTTATTTTGCGGACATGTTGCCATCGCAGGAAGTGTTAAAGTTGGAAATTATGTTGTACTCGGAGGGAAAGTTGGCGTTTCTGATAATGTTTATATTGGCGATGCATCCCAAATCGCTGCAGGTGCTTTAGTCACGAAGTCTTTTCCGGCCCAAAGCTTACTTGGTGGTTTTCCAGCTCGAAAACATCGCGATTGGTTAAAATCACTCGCAAAAATTAATAGGTTATAA
- a CDS encoding beta-hydroxyacyl-ACP dehydratase, whose protein sequence is MYYSKEMVLKFLPHRDPFLFVDYVLDITKDGKTIPQEETIDSKNAIGSIVTAFYKTNAEHPIFSGHFPGNPILPGVVQVEIMAQASGFIMTKIIPNPFESEIGMALMSVEKAKFRKPVLPNMELKIECTCVKSRGKIMEHECKLYHNNELMSEATLLAAIQY, encoded by the coding sequence ATGTATTACTCTAAAGAAATGGTTTTGAAGTTTCTGCCACATCGTGATCCCTTTCTTTTTGTAGATTACGTTCTCGATATTACCAAGGACGGAAAAACCATTCCACAAGAAGAAACAATTGATTCTAAAAATGCAATTGGAAGTATCGTAACAGCTTTTTACAAAACAAATGCTGAACATCCTATTTTTTCAGGTCACTTCCCAGGGAATCCAATTCTTCCTGGAGTTGTTCAAGTTGAAATTATGGCACAGGCCTCTGGATTTATTATGACTAAAATCATTCCTAATCCATTCGAATCTGAAATCGGTATGGCCCTCATGAGTGTTGAGAAAGCTAAGTTTCGTAAACCAGTCCTTCCAAACATGGAATTAAAAATTGAATGCACTTGTGTAAAATCCAGAGGAAAAATAATGGAACACGAATGTAAACTTTATCATAACAATGAACTTATGTCAGAGGCCACATTACTTGCGGCCATTCAATACTAG
- the lpxA gene encoding acyl-ACP--UDP-N-acetylglucosamine O-acyltransferase: MIHSTAVINENAKIGLDVKIGPYCVIGPDVELGDGCELRSHVVIDGHTKIGKNNKFFTGCIIGEIPQDLTYKGEPTRVVIGDNNVFREFVTVHRGTKKDREETTLGSNCLFMVHCHFGHDVVVGNNCIFANGAQLAGHVKIRDNVILGGGCVISQFVTLGEGAYIGGATAINRDIPMFCTAYGNRARLKGINIIGMKRKGFSKEVINEVVDFFRTVESSALSSRSFVDNHEFMAEYEGNPIVNQMANFIKESSIGIAPFMSL; encoded by the coding sequence ATGATTCATTCAACTGCTGTTATCAATGAAAATGCCAAAATTGGATTAGATGTTAAAATTGGACCTTATTGTGTGATTGGCCCTGATGTAGAACTTGGTGATGGATGCGAACTACGTTCACACGTTGTTATAGATGGCCATACCAAAATCGGCAAAAATAATAAGTTTTTTACTGGATGTATCATAGGTGAAATCCCTCAAGATCTTACTTATAAAGGAGAACCAACCAGAGTCGTCATTGGCGATAACAACGTCTTTCGAGAATTCGTTACAGTTCATCGAGGAACAAAAAAAGATCGCGAAGAAACAACTTTAGGAAGTAATTGTCTTTTTATGGTTCATTGCCATTTTGGACATGATGTCGTGGTTGGAAATAATTGTATTTTTGCCAATGGTGCTCAACTTGCAGGCCATGTAAAAATTCGTGACAACGTAATTCTAGGAGGCGGTTGTGTAATCTCACAATTTGTTACTCTAGGTGAAGGCGCATATATTGGTGGTGCAACCGCTATAAACAGAGATATCCCCATGTTTTGTACGGCCTATGGAAACCGTGCAAGACTAAAAGGGATCAATATTATAGGAATGAAAAGAAAAGGTTTCTCCAAAGAAGTCATAAATGAGGTTGTAGATTTTTTTAGAACTGTCGAATCTTCAGCACTTTCTTCGCGTTCATTTGTAGATAATCATGAGTTTATGGCAGAATATGAAGGAAATCCGATCGTGAACCAAATGGCCAATTTTATAAAAGAAAGTAGTATTGGAATTGCTCCATTTATGTCACTTTAA
- a CDS encoding Gfo/Idh/MocA family oxidoreductase produces MKRPRVILIGHGHLGKWHAQKAFQSEYCDFVGIVDINDSNLEAAKEAYPAIEHVSKLELIENEYDCAIIATPTSYHFELCLQLIEKGKHIFVEKPMTSTIEESREIAQRLRNTNIVFQVGHSERCHKAWEILKKEIQSSRGPAIIQVDRYAPFKGRAIDVDVVQDLMIHDLDILYYLLGEKPLAVSAQGLKMRTLHYDMVEARIEYPGEKHAVITVGRNHTEEIRKLHILNEKGAISVDLMNCEIRRALGSATKNFVEIEKYEKRDHLQIEQDHFYKSIRSGEKVLVPVSDGVEIVRQIDLVLKSIETRQVQGP; encoded by the coding sequence ATGAAAAGGCCTCGAGTTATACTAATCGGCCACGGCCATCTCGGCAAATGGCATGCTCAAAAAGCATTTCAATCGGAATATTGCGATTTCGTTGGAATCGTCGATATTAATGACTCCAATTTGGAAGCCGCAAAAGAAGCATATCCTGCTATTGAACATGTTTCAAAACTAGAATTAATTGAAAATGAGTATGATTGCGCAATTATCGCGACTCCTACGAGCTATCATTTTGAACTTTGTTTGCAACTCATTGAAAAAGGCAAACATATTTTTGTCGAAAAACCAATGACTTCCACCATCGAAGAATCCAGAGAAATTGCTCAAAGACTTAGAAATACAAATATTGTTTTTCAAGTTGGTCATAGTGAACGATGCCACAAGGCCTGGGAAATTCTCAAAAAAGAAATCCAATCTAGTCGAGGTCCTGCAATTATCCAAGTTGATAGATATGCACCTTTTAAAGGAAGAGCAATAGATGTTGATGTTGTTCAAGACCTTATGATCCATGATTTGGATATACTCTATTATTTGCTAGGGGAAAAACCACTCGCAGTTAGTGCTCAAGGATTAAAAATGAGAACTCTTCACTATGATATGGTAGAGGCCAGAATTGAATATCCCGGAGAAAAACATGCCGTAATAACTGTTGGGAGAAATCATACTGAAGAAATTAGAAAGCTCCACATACTAAATGAAAAAGGGGCCATTTCTGTTGACCTTATGAATTGTGAAATACGTCGAGCTCTAGGTAGTGCAACTAAAAATTTTGTAGAAATTGAAAAATATGAAAAAAGAGATCATCTTCAAATTGAACAAGACCATTTTTATAAGTCCATTCGGTCTGGAGAAAAAGTTTTAGTTCCAGTATCAGATGGAGTTGAAATTGTAAGGCAAATTGATCTTGTTCTAAAATCAATTGAAACACGTCAAGTACAAGGCCCTTAG
- the lpxB gene encoding lipid-A-disaccharide synthase: MKHVKYKALSHMQGNCLIIAGEKSGEDHCLSFFNRLKQKVPDVHFWGVGGDSMASLGFENIYHLTDFSSWGFSAVIKKIPFYKKALERIENEVIKRGTQIAILIDYQGFNLKLAQRLKKRNVKVLYYVAPQAWAWKAYRAEILEKNVHTLFTIIPFEKKWFEDRGVKRVKSIVHPLVETYKDELPKKTKVFHTGHQIKILLLPGSRNFEVASLLPEFVNAIQYLKKYKLDIEVACVCSSSVKKENFWKISNIEKIKIYNDKELANALNWADLCIASSGTVTLACALFQVPTVVTYIVSHFNYFIYETLIPYNGFVSLANIVHQKDLFPEFIQNHVSGYNIANALLKWINNPTFTNELIGKLKDTVNLLEHDSIDVPSYMASVIHGE, translated from the coding sequence TTGAAACACGTCAAGTACAAGGCCCTTAGTCACATGCAAGGTAATTGTCTTATCATCGCTGGAGAAAAATCAGGAGAAGATCATTGTTTAAGTTTTTTCAATAGGCTTAAACAAAAGGTTCCTGATGTCCACTTCTGGGGGGTCGGGGGAGACTCGATGGCCTCCTTGGGATTTGAGAATATTTATCATCTTACAGATTTTAGCTCATGGGGCTTTAGTGCAGTTATTAAAAAAATTCCCTTTTACAAAAAAGCTCTTGAGAGAATTGAGAATGAAGTCATTAAGAGAGGAACTCAAATTGCTATTTTGATAGACTATCAGGGATTCAACTTAAAGCTGGCCCAAAGACTTAAAAAGAGAAACGTAAAAGTTCTGTATTATGTTGCTCCACAGGCATGGGCCTGGAAGGCCTATAGGGCAGAAATTTTAGAAAAAAATGTCCATACCCTTTTTACAATCATTCCATTTGAAAAAAAATGGTTTGAAGACAGAGGTGTAAAAAGAGTGAAGTCAATTGTCCATCCTCTAGTAGAAACTTACAAGGATGAACTACCCAAAAAAACTAAAGTTTTTCATACTGGCCATCAAATCAAAATACTATTATTACCCGGAAGTCGCAATTTTGAAGTCGCTTCACTTCTACCCGAATTTGTGAACGCAATCCAATACTTGAAAAAATATAAACTCGACATAGAGGTTGCATGCGTTTGCTCATCAAGTGTCAAAAAAGAGAACTTTTGGAAAATATCAAATATTGAAAAAATAAAAATCTATAATGATAAAGAATTGGCCAATGCCCTCAATTGGGCCGATTTATGTATTGCTTCTAGTGGTACTGTGACCCTTGCGTGTGCATTATTTCAGGTTCCAACTGTCGTCACCTATATTGTCTCGCACTTTAACTATTTTATCTATGAAACACTCATCCCTTATAATGGTTTTGTTTCCTTAGCTAATATCGTGCATCAAAAAGATTTGTTTCCAGAATTTATACAAAACCATGTTTCTGGTTATAATATTGCAAATGCTTTATTAAAGTGGATTAATAATCCCACTTTTACAAATGAGCTTATTGGAAAGCTAAAAGATACTGTCAATCTATTGGAACATGATAGTATAGATGTTCCTAGTTATATGGCCAGTGTTATACATGGAGAATAA
- the lpxK gene encoding tetraacyldisaccharide 4'-kinase — protein sequence MSSFIYTLKLIFLSPLAFLWENVYRFRRFAYQLGVLSSSEFKVPIISVGNISFGGTGKTPFTMWLAKYFNELDLKTMILMRGYKGKLEHGSGLLKSGKKLGYNPVDFGDEAILFAKTLDNASIVVGKNRTENLRYYFPKERPDIVILDDGHQHLKLKRKLNFVLFDAMMPLAQYKVAPLGLLREGVSALEDADVIVLGRTDQVETKQVDELKDFIQKNTLKKLDFAEISYRPSGVYSLNYKLKYLPDQLKDKRFICAAAIASPNSFFNLVESLGAVIVEKLIYPDHHYFNQKDVEELLTLAIENDVEILTTEKDLVKLKKVTHDKRINFLSVSVEFLNGEEIVKKKIHEILTTI from the coding sequence ATGTCGTCATTTATTTACACTCTCAAACTCATTTTTCTCTCTCCCCTGGCCTTTTTGTGGGAAAATGTATATCGCTTTCGAAGATTTGCTTATCAACTAGGGGTTTTGAGTTCTAGCGAATTCAAAGTACCCATTATATCCGTTGGAAATATTTCATTTGGGGGAACAGGTAAAACACCTTTTACTATGTGGCTTGCAAAATATTTTAATGAACTTGATTTAAAGACAATGATTCTAATGCGTGGTTATAAAGGAAAACTTGAACACGGAAGCGGTCTGCTGAAAAGTGGTAAAAAACTTGGATACAATCCTGTAGATTTTGGGGATGAGGCCATACTATTTGCTAAAACTTTGGATAATGCCTCTATCGTTGTTGGAAAAAATAGAACTGAAAACCTCAGATATTATTTTCCAAAGGAACGCCCTGATATAGTGATTCTCGATGATGGGCATCAACATTTAAAGCTAAAAAGAAAACTTAATTTTGTCCTATTTGATGCAATGATGCCTCTTGCACAATATAAGGTTGCTCCATTAGGTCTATTAAGGGAAGGAGTAAGTGCCCTAGAGGATGCTGATGTTATCGTTTTGGGAAGAACTGACCAAGTTGAAACTAAGCAAGTCGACGAACTGAAGGATTTTATACAAAAAAATACACTGAAAAAACTGGATTTTGCAGAAATTTCATACAGGCCAAGTGGAGTATATTCACTTAATTATAAACTTAAGTATTTACCAGATCAGTTGAAAGATAAAAGATTTATTTGTGCAGCTGCAATTGCCTCACCAAATTCTTTTTTTAATTTGGTGGAATCTCTGGGGGCAGTCATTGTTGAAAAACTAATCTATCCAGATCATCATTACTTTAATCAAAAAGATGTTGAAGAATTATTAACTCTGGCCATCGAAAATGATGTTGAAATTTTAACAACTGAGAAAGATTTAGTTAAACTTAAAAAGGTAACCCACGATAAAAGAATAAACTTTCTAAGTGTCTCGGTAGAGTTTCTCAATGGAGAAGAAATCGTAAAGAAAAAAATCCATGAAATTCTAACTACAATATGA
- a CDS encoding DUF3108 domain-containing protein produces the protein MSLQNFFLIPLTILIIVSCASGERVPVEVDESDLVEKFDLKDKRFDKFLTKPKEVELPIKKEILEKKVKQKKTPNEKTNSKKNKKSKKQKTIVEEITKVDETIVTKENIFPDDYPEDYKKFDSKYSQFWKNFKPTYFENEKMVIDAKFMGIYVGTLELITGPVVSIANKYAFSLKAILKSAKYYSYIYSLNDTLESFVEIENFLPIKFVLKQRESGQEVDDLQLFDWEQKKTFMWYKRVKNGKTKETEVSKYIPQYFQDSFSALYFVRGLPLKIGEMFEFPIVSRGKIWLLSASVDKVEDIQIMNNNIKAFKIKAETRFPGVLEKTGDIIFWYSADHYRKLLKFEAKVKLGTVSGELVKYESGKKI, from the coding sequence ATGTCACTTCAAAATTTTTTTTTAATTCCACTTACAATTTTAATAATCGTAAGTTGTGCCAGTGGTGAACGTGTTCCAGTCGAGGTTGATGAGTCAGATCTTGTTGAAAAATTTGATTTAAAAGACAAACGATTTGATAAATTTTTAACTAAACCCAAAGAAGTTGAACTACCTATAAAAAAAGAAATACTAGAAAAAAAAGTGAAGCAAAAGAAAACTCCAAATGAGAAAACAAACTCTAAAAAAAATAAGAAATCAAAAAAGCAAAAAACAATAGTCGAAGAAATTACGAAAGTGGATGAAACAATCGTTACAAAAGAAAATATATTTCCTGATGACTACCCGGAAGATTACAAGAAATTTGACTCAAAATATAGTCAGTTTTGGAAAAACTTTAAACCAACCTATTTTGAAAATGAGAAAATGGTTATAGATGCTAAGTTTATGGGAATTTATGTCGGTACTCTTGAATTGATTACTGGACCTGTCGTTTCTATTGCAAATAAGTATGCTTTTTCTCTTAAAGCAATTTTGAAATCTGCTAAATATTATTCATATATATATAGTTTAAACGATACTCTTGAATCTTTCGTTGAAATAGAGAATTTTTTGCCAATCAAATTTGTGCTAAAGCAAAGAGAATCAGGACAAGAAGTAGATGATTTACAATTATTTGATTGGGAACAGAAGAAAACTTTTATGTGGTATAAAAGAGTTAAAAATGGGAAAACCAAAGAAACTGAAGTATCAAAATATATCCCTCAGTATTTTCAAGATTCTTTTTCAGCACTTTATTTTGTGCGAGGACTACCACTTAAGATCGGAGAAATGTTTGAGTTTCCAATTGTGAGTCGTGGAAAAATTTGGCTACTAAGTGCAAGTGTTGATAAAGTCGAAGATATTCAGATTATGAATAATAATATTAAAGCTTTCAAAATTAAGGCAGAAACGAGGTTTCCTGGAGTATTGGAAAAAACTGGAGATATCATATTTTGGTACTCTGCTGACCATTATAGGAAACTTCTTAAATTTGAAGCAAAAGTTAAACTTGGTACAGTCTCTGGAGAGTTGGTAAAATACGAATCAGGAAAGAAGATCTAA
- a CDS encoding glycosyltransferase: MINLESIMLVGLTDEWTLNEKFLFEFITVLNRSHVNVHFFCYKDSHIDKKVKSLKSRVRVYYIHRQTSFFYQMFAFRRFFKRFRVQIVHCFESKSILSIAVAVNKYPLIPFLFTDLTCKSTFKHNFFSRVYINRVDRIITSFNELIPYIHEKYSYPVRKVEQFGVLLKKKRKTDFNKHDLREKILFEKEDWLVGAKCTRETKNIEELQYFIYTFESLKNQRVEEGKVALILFSEREWEEYPFFTELKNILAIERIENIHFVTTEDIPGYFEEIDLWVMHSLDEGIEKSSLNALVNEVPVLAPRSEMVCEFNQRNHFVIETFKFNDSRELRKKIILCLSNNKQILDKVIKYKKNYSKYRYHDENLHDLYVKLITRRYRYHA; encoded by the coding sequence ATGATCAATCTTGAGAGTATAATGCTCGTAGGTCTCACAGACGAGTGGACATTAAATGAAAAATTTTTATTCGAGTTTATTACAGTTCTCAATAGATCTCACGTCAATGTACATTTTTTTTGCTATAAAGATTCTCACATCGATAAGAAAGTAAAAAGTCTTAAAAGCAGGGTAAGAGTTTACTATATTCATCGACAAACCAGTTTTTTCTATCAAATGTTTGCCTTCAGACGTTTTTTTAAACGTTTTAGAGTTCAAATAGTCCATTGTTTTGAATCAAAATCTATTCTCTCTATAGCAGTTGCCGTAAATAAGTACCCACTCATTCCTTTTCTGTTTACTGATCTCACGTGTAAATCTACTTTTAAGCATAATTTCTTCTCGCGGGTATACATAAATAGAGTAGATAGAATTATTACATCTTTTAATGAACTCATACCCTATATACATGAAAAATACTCCTACCCAGTTAGAAAAGTAGAACAATTTGGTGTATTGTTAAAAAAGAAAAGAAAAACTGATTTCAATAAACATGACTTAAGAGAAAAAATTCTATTTGAAAAAGAAGACTGGTTAGTGGGGGCAAAGTGTACGAGAGAAACAAAAAATATTGAAGAGTTACAATATTTTATTTACACATTTGAGAGTTTAAAGAATCAAAGAGTTGAAGAAGGAAAAGTAGCACTCATATTATTTTCAGAAAGAGAATGGGAAGAATATCCCTTTTTTACTGAATTAAAAAACATCCTGGCCATAGAGAGAATAGAGAATATTCACTTTGTCACAACTGAAGATATACCTGGTTACTTTGAAGAGATAGATCTATGGGTTATGCATTCTTTGGATGAAGGAATAGAAAAATCGTCTTTAAACGCTCTAGTTAATGAAGTACCTGTTTTGGCACCTAGATCGGAGATGGTTTGTGAATTTAATCAAAGAAATCATTTTGTCATAGAAACTTTCAAATTTAATGACTCAAGAGAATTACGAAAGAAGATTATCCTGTGTTTATCTAACAATAAGCAAATTTTGGACAAAGTCATAAAATATAAAAAAAACTATAGCAAATATCGATATCATGACGAAAATCTACACGATCTGTACGTAAAACTCATTACAAGAAGATACAGATATCATGCGTGA
- a CDS encoding 30S ribosomal protein S1, with protein MTQELKQKWMESFDVVFGDDVETTEHTEFSMIFEKEKSSSFTEGEVYMGKVISLNEDFVTVDIGYKQEGLVQAKEFQNYDGSLKVTVGDEIEVYLEKLESAMGNLVLSKDKAEILKAWDKISEACEKGLPLEGTVIAKVKGGLSVDIGVKAFLPGSQIDLRPTRNLDKYIGKKMEFKVIKFNKKRGNIVLSRRAILQEERGKLRHEILGQIQEGMIVKGIVKNITDYGAFIDLGGIDGLLHITDMSWGRVKHPSSILEVGDEIEVKILKFDAEKERVSLGLKQVQANPWEEAKARYIAGTKVSGEIVSVKDYGIFIELDDGIEGLIHVSEMSWTGKIKNPQKEFVAGDKIEAQVLEVDVENKRISLGLKQLQENPWEAIEQKYPVGKKVEGKIKSIVDFGMFVDLGEEIDALIHVSDVSWTQKNINLNDSYKVGETVEAMVLSVDKENAKFCLGIKQTKEDPWKKIEERLPVGTVVEAEVVRVTDFGGFVELETGIEGLIHISELSEDRVEKPSDVITKGDKVKAMVISIDKDAKKIALSIKSAVNADATTSYVEETKTKSALADQLKGLKIE; from the coding sequence ATGACACAAGAGCTAAAGCAGAAGTGGATGGAAAGCTTTGACGTTGTTTTCGGAGACGACGTAGAGACCACTGAACACACAGAATTTTCCATGATTTTTGAAAAGGAGAAATCTTCTTCTTTCACAGAGGGTGAAGTTTACATGGGTAAAGTCATCTCTCTCAACGAAGACTTTGTAACTGTCGATATCGGTTACAAACAAGAAGGTCTTGTACAGGCCAAAGAATTTCAAAACTATGACGGATCTCTAAAGGTTACAGTTGGTGATGAAATCGAAGTCTACCTTGAGAAATTAGAATCAGCGATGGGGAACCTCGTTCTTTCTAAAGACAAGGCAGAAATTCTCAAAGCTTGGGATAAAATTTCTGAAGCTTGTGAGAAAGGTCTACCTCTTGAGGGGACAGTTATTGCTAAGGTTAAAGGTGGACTTTCTGTCGATATCGGCGTGAAAGCATTTTTACCTGGTTCGCAAATTGACCTCAGACCTACAAGAAACCTTGACAAGTACATCGGTAAAAAGATGGAATTTAAGGTTATTAAATTTAACAAGAAAAGAGGAAACATCGTTCTTTCAAGACGTGCTATTCTTCAAGAAGAAAGAGGAAAACTACGTCACGAAATTCTTGGGCAAATCCAAGAAGGCATGATCGTTAAAGGTATCGTTAAAAATATTACTGATTACGGTGCTTTCATTGATCTTGGTGGTATTGATGGACTTCTTCACATCACAGATATGTCTTGGGGCCGTGTAAAACATCCTTCAAGCATTCTTGAAGTCGGTGACGAAATCGAAGTTAAAATCCTTAAATTTGACGCTGAAAAAGAAAGAGTTTCTCTCGGTCTTAAACAAGTTCAAGCTAATCCATGGGAAGAAGCTAAAGCAAGATACATTGCTGGTACTAAAGTTTCCGGTGAAATTGTCTCTGTTAAAGACTATGGAATCTTTATCGAACTTGACGACGGAATTGAAGGTCTTATTCACGTAAGCGAAATGAGCTGGACAGGGAAAATTAAAAATCCACAAAAAGAATTTGTAGCTGGTGATAAAATTGAAGCTCAAGTTCTAGAAGTCGATGTTGAAAACAAGAGAATCTCTCTTGGATTAAAGCAACTACAAGAAAACCCTTGGGAAGCAATCGAACAAAAATATCCTGTAGGCAAAAAAGTTGAAGGGAAAATCAAATCTATCGTAGATTTTGGTATGTTCGTAGACCTTGGTGAAGAAATTGATGCTCTTATTCACGTTTCAGACGTTTCTTGGACTCAGAAAAATATCAATCTCAATGACTCCTACAAAGTAGGTGAAACTGTTGAAGCAATGGTTCTTTCTGTCGATAAAGAAAATGCTAAGTTCTGCCTAGGTATCAAGCAAACTAAAGAAGATCCTTGGAAGAAAATTGAAGAAAGACTTCCAGTCGGAACAGTTGTTGAAGCTGAAGTTGTGAGAGTTACTGATTTTGGTGGATTTGTTGAACTCGAAACTGGAATCGAAGGTCTTATCCATATTTCAGAGTTATCTGAAGATAGAGTTGAAAAACCTTCTGATGTAATCACTAAAGGTGACAAAGTTAAGGCCATGGTGATTTCTATTGATAAAGATGCGAAAAAAATCGCTCTTTCAATTAAATCAGCTGTAAATGCAGATGCAACAACTTCTTATGTTGAAGAAACTAAGACGAAAAGTGCCCTAGCTGACCAGCTTAAAGGACTTAAAATAGAATAA